The Chiloscyllium plagiosum isolate BGI_BamShark_2017 chromosome 3, ASM401019v2, whole genome shotgun sequence genomic interval CTCTTTTGACTCCAGGAAAGGAAGCTGACCGGTGAAAAGTTTGGATGGACAGACAAGATCACCAGAAGCAACTAATTATGAGAGGCACCAATTCAGAATATACTATACCAAAATGTGACAAGAATGGGGAGCTCCCCATCATTGGAAGTGATGGGAAGTGCTTAAAGAGAGTAGTTTAGAGGCACTTGAGACAAGAATATGAGGGAGATGGGAATAAACAGTTACAATGATAGTTTTAAATATGGAATCTTCACATGGAGAGTAAACCAACTGGCTAAGCAGAATGGTCGGTTCATCTCTGCATACAATTTTGTAGGATATAATGAGGTGATTATAAAGTAACAAAAAATGCAGCTGAATAAAATTGGTTTTAGAATAACAACATTTGATAATAGCAGAGCCTGTAGAGCTTGATTGCACACAGTGTTGGGTGAATGTTCCAGCCCTTGGCAGAATCAAGCAGAAGCAGTGTGAGGCATTCGCTCAAGAAACTGGAATtagaatttttcaaaatttattaGAATTTCCCATCCAGGGCCAATGGCACTCTCAGCATGGACAGGCTGAGCATTGTTAGAAACAGCAAGAAGTTGAAGCATACTGGAGGCCTGTTTACATTGTAATTCTAACAAATTTCTTTTCGTCAAAGGACATTTTGTTGTGGATGAGGATCAGCAGCCAAACACCctagtttaatttaaatatacTGAAGGTGGTTGAAACCATGAAATAACAGTCTGCTGTAAAGATCCAAGTGAATGCTAAATGTGACCCAGATTAGTGTCTCACGTTTAGTATCTCCTGATAAAAGAAGAATCCTGAACCTAAGTGCGTAAACTGAAAATAGAAGAAACATAAATTCAGGTTGAAGCAGACATCGAAGTAGTAACAAAaaaatttgatatttttcaattagaaCAAAACAGGcataaaaatgctggagaaactgaacagatctggcagcatctatggagagagaaactgttcaaGTTCATAATCATTCCATTGATATTCCAAAAATTAGCTCTGATGATCTAATTATAGAGATGTCTGAAAGGTTCAACTCCTATAGTTAATGTCAGAAACACtaatcttatttttttaaaataaggagcTTCTCCGCTCTTGAAGAGAACAAACCTTAACAATAATAGTCAGTTTTGCTGACATCCCATTTCAAAACTGCATTTTTCCCTGTCTATTTTCTTACCAAATCTTGTCTAACTCACTCAGAATTGCTGAGGTCTAATGTTTTTTGTATAAATGCAAAGTCCTCCCAAAGTGTTAGTGGATTGTTGGGCGTCACAAATCTCATGATGATGACTAATAGCCTAGATGTTGAAGCCGTGGCAAACTGCAACATTGAGTTGATTCAACACATTGAATTATCCATCATAATCAATTTAAACTCTGTTGTCTATCAGCAGTGAGCAGTAAAAGCAGAAGAGAAGTGACCTCTGATTGGAGGAACAATTTTTGAGAATTTAGGTGCTTGAAATGGGTTGTGCGGTGTTTTCTGGTCCACAGGATACCTGTTAGACAAGCCTTGTCTATAAGATTCAGTGGCAACCAACCACTAACCCATCAGTCTGTCTCTATTTAAGATTTATTACATTGTAATATCCATAGTAAAGAAGTGTGAACACACTCAGAATTTATCTTTAGTAAGAAATAAATTATTGCACCTCGATAAATTGCAATACTTGCTTGCACATTTTATGAGCTattaatttcttttcttaaatCTTCTGTGGGTTTGCTAAAACAGCAGTGCTGAGGTAACTGAATAGATCTCCAGATACTTTAATTTATCATTCCTGCTAATTTGAAATGAGACAGCGATTTTTAAGCATAGGATAGTCTCACCATTCAACTTTGGAATCTCATTACTTATCTTCTTTAACAGGTAGAAAGGTTCTTTAATGACACACCACTGACTTCTGTATGGGTCAATGGGGACAAATTTGACTCCCTGGTTGAAAAGAATGCAGAGCAGGGTCAACAGTTCGAACACGTTGAAAGACAGTACGAAGACATCGATGAAATGTTCAGAGAAAGCATGAGGGCCTTTGATGGAACAGACAGACTGATTGACCGCCCCTTCGGCCATTTTGGAATTTTCCCAAGGCATTTTTCGTTATTCCCAGATTCATCTTTTTCCCCCTTTAGGCATTCCATGTTCGATAGCCATGGGATGCTTTCCTCTTTCTTTGAGATGACTCAGCGAATGTTTGAGAGATTCCACAAAATTATGCACGATGCTGAATTGAATAAAGGAATTTTTCACAATATAGGTAAGAAATATAGATGCAAAGACCAGTGTTGAAGATGACAAAGTCTAAAGAGGTGTAGATGGCTTAAGTTGGTGGGCAAAAACTAGCAGATGAAAAACAGTGTTGGGAAATAAGAGCTAATGTATTTTGGCAGGATGCATAGGCCTCGTTCTATCTTAAACACAGAGTGTGAGAAGCCATGTAAAAATACTAAAAATTGAAGAAATCAGGTGAGtatcaaaaacattttaaacagaATATTTAATGTTTGGAGAGTGTCATTTTGGCAGGGGATAGAATCAAGCTTTTGTGCCCACTTGACCTAAAATGCACCACTCGCTAAGGTGGCATTTGAATGCATCTCCCCCGGGTATTTAGATCATGTGTTACACTATTGTTATACCGCCATCATCCACATACAGCCTCCCTTAAGAACAGCTACAGTCATTGAGACTACAGGCAGAGAGCTGTGATTGCAGGTCCTGATCATGTAAACATGTAGTGTCAGCTACCTGCAGTAATGTTGGTGCTGACCAAACATTCCCAGGAAGAATCAAGCAGGCATCTTTGGGTCAGGTCTAAAATACACTCTACAGAATTCCCAGtatctgacttgcttttgtaacCTTGGTATTTATGTGGCTTCTCCAGTTCAGTTGCTGGTCAGTAGTCACTTCCAGGATGTCGTTGGTGTGACATTTAGGGGAGGTGGTTACATTCACCATTGGTGCAGATGGTACTTGTCTTAAACTTCggtagtgtgaatgttacttaccacttattATCCCAAGGCTGAACTTACTGCATAGGAACACTTCAATGTGTGAcaagttatgaatggtgctgaacattattgaATTATTAGCAAACATTATCACTTctaaccttgtgatggagggaaggttattgctCAAAAGCAATTGAACGTTTTGAGCCTAAGACTCAACCAATAGGAACTCGTGCAGTGAtgtcccaggactgagatgattgacctctatcaatcacagccatcttcctttgtgctttgACCAGCTGAGAATTTTTCCCCATTAAATCAAtgttgctagggttccttgatgccgcACTCTGTCAAACCTGCCTTGAGAAGCCACTCTCACCTCTCCTCTGGAGTTTGGATCTTTTTCACCATGTTTgatccaaggctgtaataaaaTATGGAGCTGCATGTTcatggcagaactcaaactatGTAGCAGTGAGCAAGTTACTGATGTGGAAGTGCTATCAAAGTGGCACTTCCACAATCATTGATTCCATCCATTACTTTGATGTTTGCGAGGAAATTGGGGCACTAGTCAGTCAGATTAGGTAGGTTGTACTCCTTGTGAATAGGATATTTTGCTTGCCTTTTGTAAACAGGACATGACTGGGTGTTTTTCCACTTTactgggtagatgtcagtgttgtaactgtactggaacagcttggttaaggGTGTGGCAAGTTCTTCATTAACTTTTTCAGGGCCTATAACACCATGAGACATTTGCCCGGCAGGAGACATTCCTGTGGAAAATGCCTCCTGCAGGATCTGGGATTTAATTCCAATGGGCTTCCTAATAATGGCCACAATAGGGTTGCCCCTGGCTTCCTAGCTGTCGGATGGAATCACTGCCACAACTATTAAGTTCTGGCCAATGGTTTCACTTAATAAAGGATTAAAGCAAAATGAGTCATTGTGCAAAGAATCGCAGCTTAAACCTTCTCCACCAGATAAGAAAGTTGTTATAAACCTTCATCAAAATGGAGAGCAGTCAATGCAGATCTCCATAGGGAAAGGCCAATGTTATTGAATTGTTTTGAGAAAATAACAAAAGATATTTAAGAATATTGCAGTGGTCAAACTCTGATTTCCAAAAATCCTTTCATAAGCTTTGTGCTTTGACCAGCTGAGAATTTTTCCCCATTAAATCAATGTTGCTAGAGTTCCTTGATGCCATTGTAGCCTCCTGACTGTTGTGAAGTCAGTGAACAAGCAGCAGTGTGGATAATAAACTATGTTAGAGAAAACAGACATTTTAAGAGTTTAAAGGTAGTTTCACAAAAGGATCAGTGGTAGGAACACTTGTTTAACATTTTACATGTATTACTAGTTCCAGAATCAAAATAATTTAAGTCCAAAGTGCATAGCTGACTGCAAGCTGGTGTTTAGTTTGTACGGTCAAGAACTGCAACTTCCTTTGGGAAGAATTGCAGAACAGCATGTAAATGACAACAAACTATCAGAAGGTAGATAAATATGAAATGGCTCATTTTGCATAGAAGAATACAGAGGGGACATAATCCTTGTAAAGTAAGCATCTAAGACAGGAGAAGGAATGATCTGTGGGTGTAGATGCCTATATGTCACTAAAAGTAGCTATTCATGTTAAttaggctttttaaaaatataaaacaaacaaaatgtccATTTATTTGAAGGGATAAGAACTAAAAAAGACAAGTTAATGTTtcttttcagaatttttcattaGTCCACATTTGCAAATCCTGTGAACAACCTGGGCTCTGTGTTGTAACAATGATAATGGAATCACTGGACAAGAAAAGATttgctaaaattaaactaaatctGAAAAGTTGGAACTATCAGGACAGATTGAACAAGCTCGTTCCTCGAGAAAGGGAAAAATTTGAAGAGTGACTTGGTTAGAGTCCTTTCAGGTTTATATATAAGGTTTGATTGGGTGGAGGTAGAGAAGGTGTTTTCACTTGGCAGCAGGACCATAACTAGGCACCATATATACAAGATGGTCACTGAAATCCAAAGTGGAAGTCAGGAGAAGCTTTTTGCTCAGGTTGATTTTGAATTGGGAATATATGACCACAAAGAGTAATTATAACAAAATCAGGGGAAAGCTATTTAAAAAGGAGTAAGAAACAGTTTTATGAAACATAAAAGGCAGCATGAACTtggttaaataaaaacagaaaatgctggagaaactgcaaACATCTGAAAGCATCTGTCAAGAGTGAATCAGTTAATATTTCTAATTCACTGACGTCTTCAGATCCCTGTTGGGTCTGTTGACTAAATGACTGACTGTTTCtatggtcaccctgttatagaaaggatattattaagctagagagggttcagaaacaatttaccaagatgttgctgggcaGGGAAGATTTGAGTAATAGaaagagattggataggctgggtcattttgctggagtgtaggaggttgaagcgTGACCTTGGTTTCTAAAATCAGAGGGGTTTACatagggtgaatggcaggtgtatttTCCCTATTGTGGGCAGTTTCAAGTCTAGGGgccatatgtttaagatgagaggagagagatttttaagaAAAGCATGAGGAGCAAGTGTTTTTGCACTGTggtttcgtgtgtggaatgagctgccataggaagtggtggaagcaggtacagttataatgtttaaaatacatttggataagtacatgaataagaaatgtttggagatttATGGGCTAGGTGCAGGCATGTGgtactggtttagtttgggattattgtcagcatggactgggtggaccgaagtgtctgtttctgtgctctggaACTCTATGCATTCTGTTAACTCAGATAATTTATTGTCATAACCATTCaactttttttctcttattttgcACTTCTTTTCATAAGAATCAAATATGACAAATTCAACAGAAGGAGGGGATCAGTACATCTGCCGTGAAATACGTCGCAACTCTTCTGGGTGCATGAAACTTTCAGATAAGTGTGAAAAATGCAAAGAACTTATGTCCCTAGGTAATTTTAAAGTATTCAAGCAATTAAATCATAAAAGAAAATGAAGCTAACAAAATTCCAATATATAGGATTTATATTTGTGGTTGAGGCCATTTATTTGTTTTGTTATCTTTAAGAAGTTTTCATGCATTGTAAAAACATGCAATGTTAATATTAGCTTTTGCTTAGTGACATACCTTTGGCTGAAGTGTCTCGACCTCTTGTTAACCAGGCTGTGACTTTGATGTATTATGGAGCAAGTTATGCATCGCTTTTGTGGATGGAGAAGATCCCATGGCATTCTTTTGAAGACAACCAAGGAAACTTTCTTTGTTTACTGGCTATTATTTATCCATCATCACTGTCAAAATCATTAAAACAAACTGTTTATCATTATCTGTAGCCATATAATGCAtccttttccttttctcattTGGCTGCCTTCtgtattatttttaattaaattctaCTTGAGAAAGACAAAGAAATTGGCAGGGTGGTGCCTCGCACATTAAGAATTAGGTGAAGATGAAGGAAAAGATAATTGCTTAATCCAAAATTATATAACTGCTAAATTATTGGCAGTTCCTCcttgtctgtttctgtctgtgtaaTGGGTGGTGTTTTGAATTCCAAACAATTAGGCATGTCCGTCCATTTTAAGTTGGGGGAGGAAAGAAAATGATGTGAGAATTAAAGATCTCTAATAAACTGAATCATAACTTTGAAATATAGTTTagttatttttttttcaagtgtCTGAATCAGAAACCAAGATGTGGGGTGATAGTTACACATCACATCTTGGACCTCTTTTCTATCTCCTCCCAGGAGACCATTCTTCACAATGAGTAGCTAAACCCTGCtctgaggagaaatttatttcaaaaatactaGCTGCAAGCCAGACTGAATGAATTAGTGCTGCATTGCTAGTTTTCCTACATTCAGCTAGATATTGTTTCAGTGTAATTTTGAACATGTTTTGTGATAATTCAACTTTAATTCTGATGTTAAATGTGACAGTCTATGTACTGTACAGTGGTTGGAATGAGCAAACATGCTGTCCTAGCCAACTGCCACTTTCTGTGAAagaactttttgttttaaatttgaagtgTGAAATTCAGGGAATTTAAATTTGTGTAAATGGACATGACCAAGCCCCTGTGCCATTAGTTGGGCCTTGCATGCATTGTTCAATTTATCATAGATCCATTTAAGGCACTGCCCAGAATTTTCTGTCCCTTATGAGTTACTATAGTGTACTGCTGTATTGTTGAGTTTTCGGCTTTTGATTAAGTCACTAAAATCTTTATCTCGAATTCACATTAAAATATGCTTTGAGATCCCCCTGTCCTCCTTCAATCAATGGCTTAGCTGACATTTATCCATCAACAAATCTAGATTAGTTTTTTTGCTATTGGTGGAatcttactgtgtgcaaattgcctGTTATATTTGTCAATACACAAATTTAATACCTTCAACATGAAAAGTGCTGCaccaaaatgttttaaattgatAAATCCATTATGAACAATTCATTCCCACTCAAAGGTATTACTACTCATGTATGTGAATAAACTAAAGTAATATGTTGGAACACAAATGAAGAATGAAAGCTTAAATGATTTAACATATTTTTTAGACAGTTGAATTGAATAGTTTGGAGATATTTTAAAGTGCTACTGGCTGGGCAtgatgtggggaaaaaaaagaatatgGGGTCATGCTGACAGTTAAGAAGAaaaggaagtttttaaaaatggataaaaaTGAATTGATTCAAACCCCGAGAAACAAcataaacaaatttaaaaaaaacgaaTAGAAAATTTTCCTACAAATTATGATTCTCATTCACTTaactaaataaaacattttaacaagTGTAGGGGTAGTTGTAACCATCGTATTTCAAAGCCTCTGTAATTAGAAACcatgaaattatttaaaatttgtttGAAAGATGACTCACACCATGGAATAACAAGCTTTAAAGTTGCTCATTATATTTTTGGCCATATGCTCATAAAGTTTCTTCACCTGCTAACACACTGCCAGTTTGCAAATTGGATATTAAAGTAGAATTGTGAACAGTAACCCATCTATTAATAATAAGCAGCATGACGTTAATTTAATGACTGGAATTTTTTTCAATGACTCAtctgtttttcttcctttttgtgtTTCAGAGTGTTTTGATGTGGATCATAAACCCTTGCGAAAGGCATTTGAAGAGGCTCTCTCCATGGCAGAGCATTTTACAAAGAAATATGATAATCTAATGAAAGAATTTCAGCAGAGGATGGAAAATGGCACCAAGGAGTTAGAGAAACTGAACAAACAGTTTGGATGGGTGTCTAAGCTGGCAAATTATACACGGAGCCCTGATGGATCTTTTCATGTTAAGGCTGTGAGTTTAAAGAACACCTGCAAATCTTGGAGGCCACTCAGTTTTCAACACTCAGAAAAACAAATTGTATAACAAAACAGCAGcatgttttaaacaaaatgataGTTTTACTGATACCCAAATACAGGAACAAAATGTGGACTGAAGAGCCATATGTGATACAGCCCAGAGTCCAGACATCTTGCTTTGCTTTGTTAATAACTTTCCCTCAATGATACAGTTTGAAGTTATTGACATGCAGCTTACATTGAAGTTATTTACATGCAGTAGAAGCTGAACAACATCCAGTTTGATTAATAAATGGCAACTaagaatcaggagaaagtgaggactgcagatgctggagatcagagtcgcgagtgtggtgctggaaaagcacagcagttcaggcagcatccgaggagcagtagaatttacgttttgggcataagcccttgatcagggcttatgcctgaaacatcaattctcttgctcttcgAATACTGCATGAcgtgtgcctttccagcaccacactctcgcaaCTAGCAATCATGCCACATAAGTGAAAAGAGtgattatctccaacaagaggaagTCTACCCACCACCTCATGATATTCAACACCATTATAAGGCAGTTGAAATTTCCAGTTGGCAATTACTTTCTCTGGAATCCCCTCAGAGGGTCCCCCTCTCTTGCATTTGAGACACTGATTCTGACTGATTCCAACTGATTTGGCTTAATCGTTACCTTGGAAAAAGTAGAGAAATTCAAACTTACTGTGATTTCTGGGGAATAATTAAACTGAATGCTCCTCCACATCTCACACTGACCATTGACCTTCTCATTCCCAATAGACCAATTGGACTTGACAATCACCACCTCCTCTTCCCCAacaaaccccacccccaccaactaCTCTGGTCCCAAATATCCCACCTTTTATTTACCTGCTGTCAGACCTTCTTACTTTCCTCACTCATTCACTAGAAATTCTTAAATCATATTGGATGTTAAAAGAGATGAGAAAAGCCAATTAAGTAATTGAAAGTTCTGAGCCAAAACATTCTTCTCCTCTGTTTCCTTGCAATGGCCTGCACATTCACTTGTAAACTTTTACAGTAGCCTAGCAAACCATCCCAAACAGCTGTCAAACAGTGAACTCACTTTGTCAAATACACTCTGATTTATCCATTCCTCCATTCTACTGTTAtagtccttggctttttttttttgtttttaagactgTAGTCATCATCAATCACTTAATGGTGTTATATAACAGAATtagaatttaattttgataactTATTTGGACCAAATGTATCAGATTTCTAGTA includes:
- the clu gene encoding clusterin, producing MKIMFTVWLVLLLAASESLQQGPPEKLHKLSIEGQKYLNKQIENAINGAKTMKSIADKSDQQHQEYLRRLEQTSKQKEEALIAAKDAQKKLTNAEQCQSKEGLWEDCKPCLKQTCTQFYSRVCRRGFAMVEKDVERFFNDTPLTSVWVNGDKFDSLVEKNAEQGQQFEHVERQYEDIDEMFRESMRAFDGTDRLIDRPFGHFGIFPRHFSLFPDSSFSPFRHSMFDSHGMLSSFFEMTQRMFERFHKIMHDAELNKGIFHNIESNMTNSTEGGDQYICREIRRNSSGCMKLSDKCEKCKELMSLECFDVDHKPLRKAFEEALSMAEHFTKKYDNLMKEFQQRMENGTKELEKLNKQFGWVSKLANYTRSPDGSFHVKAIMSRSPNESPSKDPSTTVTVQIFDSPPLTFMVPGQQNWDDPEFAEMLAQQALKHYNENKILQGLPDHKLETIEA